A region of Ictalurus furcatus strain D&B chromosome 1, Billie_1.0, whole genome shotgun sequence DNA encodes the following proteins:
- the LOC128613694 gene encoding zinc finger and SCAN domain-containing protein 31-like, which produces MVDSHFHVQLTAVLDVLMKTAVSDICALAESWFKSLHMEIARSKKENEDLRQKLQSMEQQKHRDAADTELESKATKEEKEDTGSEVRDTDDSGCTVFAGTSAEDLAASAQLWLSSSEEDSKKRNGSVTESAPAKRAHSRWNHTPVGTKAEMTDRSVREIVEQKLDEINSRHYAFSSELDTESEKSEPALQTSERIMEVGSHCENESEECVVLDEVCKTESPQHLREVEQQFDVFCLWTPDLEPNSTHLLRENQPTFTNSDCRMTLNLRKDFSLAVAGKNAKHLDFSRKTSVSLPCEKGSTFTCNICGKNLSTKHSLASHYRLHTGEKLFMCAQCGKSFAKKFNLAIHYNIHTGAKPYMCTLCSKSFADPSTFRRHKWIHTRRSQQNACNTKYKFSCNTCGKCFRSKPSLAAHSRMHTAEKRHGVQKVSF; this is translated from the exons ATGGTGGACTCCCATTTCCACGTTCAGCTGACAGCAGTGCTGGATGTTCTCATGAAAACGGCGGTGTCAGACATCTGTGCGCTGGCGGAGAGCTGGTTTAAATCCCTGCACATGGAAATAGCGAGGAGCAAAAAGGAGAACGAAGATCTGAGACAAAAGCTGCAGAGTATGGAACAGCAAAAACACCGAGATGCAGCTGACACAGAGCTGGAGAGTAAAGCGACcaaagaggagaaagaggacACTGGCAGTGAAGTGAGAGATACAGACG ATTCTGGCTGCACAGTGTTTGCAGGAACCTCTGCAGAAG ATCTAGCTGCCAGTGCACAACTATGGCTTTCTTCTTCTGAGGAAG ACTCTAAGAAAAGAAATGGTTCAGTGACTGAATCTGCACCAGCCAAAAGAGCACACTCG AGATGGAACCATACACCAGTAGGCACAAAAGCAGAAATGACTGACCGATCTGTTAGGGAAATAGTAGAACAAAAGCTAGATG aaataaacagtcGACATTATGCGTTCAGTAGTGAACTCGATACTGAATCAGAGAAGTCTGAACCTGCTCTCCAAACCTCAGAGCGTATCATGGAGGTTGGCTCACACTGTGAAAAtgagagtgaagagtgtgtggtGCTGGATGAAGTGTGCAAGACTGAGAGTCCTCAACACTTAAGAGAAGTAGAGCAGCAGTTTGACGTCTTCTgcttatggacacctgacctagAGCCGAATTCCACACATCTGCTTAGGGAAAATCAGCCAACTTTCACAAACTCAGACTGCAGAATGACTTTAAATTTGCGCAAAGATTTCAGTTTAGCAGTGGCAGGCAAAAATGCAAAACATCTGGATTTTTCTAGAAAAACCTCGGTTTCTCTACCGTGTGAGAAAGGGAGCACATTTACTTGTAATATCTGTGGGAAAAATCTTTCAACAAAACATTCACTTGCTTCCCACTACAGACTGCACACTGGAGAGAAGCTGTTCATGTGTGctcagtgtggaaagagttttgcCAAGAAATTTAACCTAGCTATCCACTACAACATCCACACGGGTGCAAAACCCTATATGTGCACACTCTGCTCAAAGTCATTCGCTGATCCGAGTACTTTTAGACGACACAAGTGGATACACACGCGCAGATCACAACAAAACGCCTGTAACACTAAATACAAATTTAGTTGTAACACATGTGGGAAATGTTTTCGGTCAAAACCATCACTTGCTGCACATTCTCGAATGCACACTGCAGAGAAGCGACACGGTGTACAAAAGGTTTCGTTCTAA
- the LOC128609818 gene encoding transcription factor Adf-1-like, with amino-acid sequence MDDTRLITEVEKYNVLYDPQHYLYKDVVAKEKAWDAVASAVRADVSDCRKRWKILRDAFGRNRKQKKMPSGSAGGTIKEWRYEKVMSFLLPHMQARSSRNTLQPEEEVPLDMTVTEEDLDPELSELSSPPSTFMTVQGFATPTPSAGQRSATPTPPLTTTRSATPTPPISAQRSATPTPHPRVQALKDESQQPRQKWRRTVVPNPTEQQLLDIITQPTTSSPPYIPRQEDEMYYFAMSLVPKLNRLHPRLQTRAQIYILNYLSDLQFEEENLRQQHSTTPTGLTSPSCR; translated from the exons ATGGACGACACCCGACTCATAACTGAGGTGGAAAAGTACAACGTTCTGTATGACCCTCAACATTACCTGTATAAGGATGTCGTGGCAAAGGAGAAGGCATGGGATGCTGTGGCTTCAGCTGTTCGTGCTGATG TGAGTGACTGCAGGAAAAGGTGGAAGATTCTCCGTGATGCATTTGGTCGAAAccggaagcaaaaaaaaatgcccaGTGGTTCTGCTGGTGGAACCATTAAGGAATGGAGATACGAGAAAGTTATGTCTTTCCTGCTGCCACACATGCAAGCCAGAAG TTCCAGAAACACTCTGCAGCCAGAGGAGGAAGTACCGTTGGATATGACTGTGACTGAGGAGGATTTGGATCCTGAGCTCTCAGAACTCTCAAGTCCACCGTCCACATTCATGACAGTACAAGGCTTTGCAACCCCAACTCCCTCAGCTGGTCAGAGATCTGCCACCCCCACACCACCCTTAACAACCACAAGATCTGCCACACCCACACCACCAATTTCAGCTCAGAGATCTGCAACCCCCACACCACACCCAAGAGTTCAAGCTTTAAAGGATGAAAGTCAGCAGCCAAGACAGAAGTGGAGGAGAACTGTTGTACCCAATCCAACAGAGCAGCAACTGTTAGACATTATAACACAACCTACCACATCATCCCCACCATACATTCCAAGACAGGAGGATGAGATGTATTACTTTGCCATGAGTTTAGTGCCTAAACTAAACAGGCTGCATCCCAGACTCCAAACCAGAGCTCAAATTTACATACTCAACTATTTGTCAGACTTACAATTTGAAGAAGAAAATCTGAGACAGCAACACTCAACAACACCCACAGGCCTGACAAGTCCAAGCTGCCGTTGA